Within Bactrocera oleae isolate idBacOlea1 chromosome 6, idBacOlea1, whole genome shotgun sequence, the genomic segment GTATTTTCTGGCCATTTGGTCTGTAACATCTACACCGAATTTGGTGTTATTATATAATCTTATTGTCTCGGGTATACAGGcatcatttttttcaattttcaccgAATTATGCATTGAGCTAAGAATCAAtacctttttattttgtttagccTTATAAACTGTCAGAGTACAATTATTTGTCCGATATAATTTTGTTGAGAAACGTGTCATATtatcttttttctgttttgccaATTTTGGTAACTCTCTTTTATTTGCTCGAATTGTTCCAACAACCgtagttttttttctaaaaagtttaGTCGCTATCGAAATGcttgtaaaaaaattgtccaTGGTTATATTTCTTCCCCGACCTGTATACGGTTCTACTAATTTCAGAGCGACAAACTCCCCAAGGGGAACTGAAGGATCTCTGCTTTCATCTTTTCCCAAATAAGGAAAGccgtttattatatatttgctatTTACATCGGACGCTAGCCAGAATTTGATGCCAAATTTGCATACGGCAAAATGGCCTGACTAAACAACAGTAGAATGGTATGATATGCCAAAGCCAAACGCATCACCTGATAATGGTGATTCCTGTTGTTCTTGTGTGCTTCACAATGGTCTGACCCAAACAACGGTAAAAATGCCGAAGCTAAAATGCGTCAGCTGATAATGATGATGCCAGATTGCACCTAGAGAATGGTGCTGCCAAATTGTATAGCATAAATCTCTCAAGTTAATGGAACTTATGATGAATCGTTAACAgtatctattttttaatttcagatttgAGTTTTTGAGAGTATTctattacaaaaacatataaatcgtTCAGTCGGTCAAATGACCGCTCGTGGTAGTTAAAACGGTCTACATAGTTATCTCAAAAATCAAAGAATCgaaaaagtagtaaatattaaaaaaacaattgtatgcATATTTTAGGAAAAGTCATGAAGTTTAATGGCGGTATAATAACGTGgtgcttagaaaattttaaagaaaatttgaaaacggtCATTTGACCGCTCGTGGTAGGTTTAGTGTTAAAAAAGTCAGAAGGAACAAAAAAATCTTCAGCAAACAAACTACACTAAACAGTTTTTGTATGCTAGAAAATCTGGTCTAGAGCTATCCCTCTAGGAAATTTTATGCATCTAAAAATGCaccctatatatttatacatatttatgagaTTTATTTGTCGTTTGTGTTGAGTATATTTACCTCAATTACTTACTTAAAAATCGGTCTGCTAACCGACCTAATTTGTTTGCGCAGAAACGAGACATTAATATTCAAGCTTGATTGAAATTAAGACAGCAAGAGACGGCAGTGAATTTAGATTTGTGTAGATCAGCGGAGCTATACTTAGTTTAACTTTGATGGCGGGATTATGGAAATATGagttttaaattgtattaatttatttttgtatgtttgaggaagaaatttgttaatatttcttatattcgctacattaattttaatacttccattttcacactgcggCATAAGAATGTCAAAATGGTGCTACTTaatgaatttggttaaaatcgatCGAGCCGgtctcgagatatgggttttcacctaaatatagCCAGTGCCTCTCCCTTCGTCTAATTTTAACCCTGGCTCCTATAAAACCTgactaaaatttaatgtctctggcatatttatttatgatttattgcgcttttagtagtttttaacagttccTTTATAAGGGAAATGGGAGGGGTtatcatccatttttacagtgtcggtagTGGTGCTTAAGCGATTTAttttgagcgaatttggttattatagcttgaatggcttaggatatatgtacattaaacctcttagagggCGGGGTCacgtccattttttttttttttaaatttttagcccacaggtgcttcttgctactgcgatcccctgcgccaaattacagttctatatcttaattaagtACTTAGTTATGGCTCATCTACGAACTTGTCCTTACTCTTTTTGGCAAAGAActcgtgtacaaagtttcattacgacatgtcaaattttactcaagttacagcttgcacagacggactgacagacagtcagttttaggtgatacacacaaccgttaggtgaccaaaactattatactctgtagcaatatgttgcaagagtacatATAAAAACGAAGTAAGCTCTATATGCTCTTGCAgattttacaaataatatataatatatttttttgctatatacatatatatgtgtatctgggatttttaatttagtactattttaaatttctatctTTAAGCAATATGCACCAAACTGCAACTTATATAGCCCTAGAGTGAACAGTAAAAACAAAGTCTAGAGTATGACTTGAGCTAAAAGCATTTCATTGCCAAATTCATGTTGGAACTGAAGTACATGACAAATAGTATTGACTTTTTACTATATAAAAATGCATCCATTTGTTTACTATAGGAATGCTACAAAGCATCAAATGCTTATGTGATGTTATATATAGGGTTGTTGTTTATACATACGCAATTTTAAGTGGAAGTGAGGATAAGGTTTATCAACGCgctcacttatgtatatatgtacatatgtatatttgtcaaaAGCTTTCTTGTACAAGCTTGTGTTTCTAAAGttgatatttaatttgtttaccaTATTTTTGCGGTGTgggattaaaacttttttttattttttaatccggtatgctggattcaattttttttttcaaccccATATTTgggaatacaaaataaataaaaaatttgaattcaaatgttaattcaattatttttagttaaaacatTGCggtttgattatatttttttacagaaCTTCTGTAATGCAAAATTTCTCAACAAAACTTCGTATATTTTAACGTATCCATAGCAGATTCTTATTAATCGTTTGTTTCTGATTAGATTATAGTCGATTGCTTCTAACTGTCATCAAAGCAATGAGCTGTCAAAATGCGTTTACCGTTTGCGCTTTGTAGTTAAACATGGCTTATATAATATCTAGTTTGATAAGTattataaagtaaaaagtctacaAATATCTTCATTGAAATTGTAACACACTtagaataatattgaaaaatactgtcTCAAGTAAATACCattcacagatgcatttcttaaAGCAGAATtgggtatacaaatatattcacattgattttgatctgtcagtttgaatggcagtaAACTgttttagtggtccgatctgaaaaactTCTTTGAAGCTCgtagcgttgccttgaaaaataatctatgccaaacttCGTGGAGATATTATGTCAACTAAAAAGTTCTCCACACATTTTCTAgattatgctatagtggtactaTATCAGCGGTGATTCACAATTGTGAAtattcttggggagaaaaggacgtgtacgaaattttagatcgatatctcaaaaactatatacagacagagagacggacagacagatggtCTTGGCTAAGacaacttagctcgtcacgctgatcatttacacaTACATGAGTATGTATACTTGAtagcgtctccgacgtttcctgttcagggtattaaaaTTACGCCTATCACCAGTGATCATCGTtgtatagtttttgttgttgcaatcgATAAATGTAATGCATGTCAAATCAGATTAGCATATAGCTAAGAACAAAGAGCGATAACCTCATTCAATGCTTTTCTAATACATTGCTTCCTATCTTAATGAAAGCACACACCTACATTCAACcacaaatatgtgcatatacatacatatctatttgtATGCATTACAAGTTAACTGTCACGATAATTATTCGAATCAGGCGATATGTCAATGGAAAAAAGTAGGAATGCTCCAAACGCTATAAGATTACATATTATTCAAtaaacgtatgtacatacagacatatgtaggtaggtatgtatgtgtgtgtactgcaataataatttttcacattGCGGTGATAAGCTCAAGCGTTATCAGCTAACCGACAGCGCACCTGGgaatatgtaagtgtgtatgaaTATGCCTTTGCTTTACTTGCGTTTACAATAAGTTGGGATGAGGTAGTAAACGGTGAACCACTAGGAAATTCCTAATTTTTTCCTtttgtataagtacatattatgtagatatgtacgtCTTTGCTAGTCAAATTTGTGCTTCACCCTCTGATAGTTCAATCctctaattgaatttattatactcGATAACGGGGGGAAAAAAAACAATGACAGCTGATTGCACTTAATCACGACTCTCACCTagccaaggatgacatgatgcgagactctctcattttcgctgatttttctgttattctctttccctgattattaaaatcagggaatttcgaacagctgatgtcaaaaaaagcgggatgccagaaataaaccagctaaaaatagctaacaaagcagtgcgaaacgaaatttcaaggaacgacacaaatacatttgaataacttgcaactaaattttatttgttaatttaatttaaaacgttcattataaaaccatgatCTTCTATTATGACTTgctttgtttctttgttatatttttttttttttatttatatgcaaatttttttatgttatatgatttttaaaaaattttataatataaataaacgtatataggaatgtatatgcgttataaaggcctactcggggacggagcacctaaaaataatattgaaatacaaaatacccaaaagttttttttataatacccaatccattttctttcgacagtggcatgattggcaaatgttataaaaaatgtgggttttgacagctctctctcgattcaaagagtctcgcatcatttcatccttgacCTAGCCGTCTGACTCATTTTCCTACAATGCGATGatacgaacatacatacatgctcgAAATTTGCGCGATCGCACAGTGGGCGATTTGATGGACTTAGCGTaacgaaaaacaaattttgaactgAAACTAAGAAAAATTGATTCGGCTCCGATTCCTAAATATTCATTTGTGAAATCGATAGCGTCAAAACCGATTAAGTCGATATCAGTAAGCGACTCTGTTCTTCCGAACCCATGCTTACTTAGCACCACGTGTTCTCTAAAGCTACCGTGCAtactttgataattttggaattggcgaaatcatattttaaattaacgTTTTGCTCCTAGTTTTTTGCAAGGCTTGGGTAATACTAATGGCGGAACTATAGCAcgtcgattttttgaaaattctgttgTATCTGCTAGAATTACTGGTGTGCGCCATGAATTTATAAAACGACTTGGAATCATTTTCCATAAACATTCCATGCTTAATACACAGAATTTTGAAACATGGAGCTGATATCATAGAAAGTGTACCACTTCCGATTGGCATGATGTCGGAAGAAGCATTGGAAACTAGAAATAAAGATTTGAGAAACTTCCGGTTTAATCTTACTCTTATCTTAAAAATACAAGGGAGAATCTAATGAATTCATTGTTAATCTCTTCGAGTTCATTCATAACAAGTTTCTGGCAAAGCCTCTTTATTTGATAGGGAAGCTCAAAATCTGAAATCTGAACATTCCTGAAGAGTCTGAAAACTCCGATTTGgacaaagaaaattaaatcaaaattattgttattttctcctatcaaaccaaaaaaaaaaacaaataaaaaaaaaattaaattaaaaacaaaattgtttgaaCTTTGTACCTTTCGAAGCTTGTCAAATCGACCACTGTGGACCGCTTCGAAAAATAATAGACTCcgcgtatgtacatacatatacatatatatatatatatatatgtgtagataCAGATAGTGTAATCATGGCCTCTGTTATCAAACTGCCCTAATAATTAAAGAccagatatttatttaaaaaattataaaatataattttaataaatgttattattgttttttaattaccatttaaaaaaaaatcaaaaatagggATCACCGTCATcagtttttctaaaattatttgtgGTCTGAAAAAAGTAgtgacataaaaaaaattctcatcattttaataaactatattttatttaaaaatggctattagcaaattattgtaataatacTAAAGAAAATCGATTAGTAATTAAGATTAATTTcttgattaaaataataaatataatcatttaaaaatatatgctttaagATATCGTTTTCGTAGTAAAAAACCGAAATATTTATACTCCCGTAACATATGCCatagtattatagttttggttataGTAGTAtagtaacggttgtttgtaacacctgaaactaatcgagattGATATGAACACATCTTCCTTGGTATCCAAAAaatattggtattgcagatgcgcGGAATAGGACTattgccacgcccaaaaaatgTCATTATTCGAAAACTTATAATTGGGCATgaccccgccccctaataggtttaatgtacttATCTCACAaaccatacaaactaaatgaaCCAACTTGCTTAGGAGGAATTCCCTTGACACCTCCTCAAAgagtgtgaaaatgagtgaaatcgtaagataaccacgcccactcttcatataacggttatgttgaaagctGCTTAAAATGTGATAACACGGAATATTAATACGCAAAAGCATAAACTTTTACAGCTAAGATTGATTGGTTGTTAAGAGAAATGTAAAAGTAAATCTCATAATGGGAAATGggaaatgggcgtggcacccaATCTAAGACCAAAATATCCATTGCTTCGGTTTGCTCGCGTAGTTTATATGGAGCAGCCCAGGTTAAATTTGATCTAGAGTATACACTctcatgtatttatgtattttttctttagaagaaaataattaatatccCTTTAAAAATGAACTAGGTGTTCATAACGTGTCACCCATTAGAAAGTATATAGTCAatggtatataaaatttaattatctcTTTGAAAGGTATTCGATTTGATCAGCAAAGCTTCAATCAAACCATTCTCTGTTTAAgtcatattaaacaaaaaaactataataagtAACAGATTTTTAATTGAACAAAATAACTATAATGCGCTTGTGGTtccatatgtacgagtatattctCAATTAAACATGCGAAACTGGCTCTTTTTATTgctttacatacaagtattttatttttacaagctGAGCAGTTAGTAATACTCAGTAGGCGCATTTGGTAATTCCGCAAGTCACTTCCTATACATTGTATTTTGAACGTtaaaatatgttatgtatgtacatacatatgtgtgtctgtGATTATAAGTTTATTccgttttaaacatttttcttagCGGTTAAGTTTAGGAATTTACAtcttcttattttaatttaaaattttttaaaagaaatctcCAAATGTTATAACCTctttttatatcatatttatatttgcatttacataACACTCTTTCACAAAGTTATACatgtccatatatgtatgtatgcttatacagacatatgtgtggatgtatatatgtacgatgATTATACAAAATAGTCTGCTGATTTCGCATGCTTATAAGATATAGATATGTTTGTAGATATATACACGAAAATATAGTTGTTTAGTTTTTGTCTAtcatttggttttaatttaaattattacagCTTTTTTCCTTGTTGCCAATTTTCGCGCAAACTCTTTTCGGTGACATACCTTAGTTTGTGttggcatacaaacatacaaacgtaTATGAGTATGGTCAACGCAAGTTTTGTTTGATATTATCGTATATTGGTTTAGAACAGAAAACGACTtcctacaattttattataattgccTTATCGATCGAATATTgatctttttcaaaaaattgtttttcttcttcTGCGTTTGAAATCTTTTCTTTTCCATCGTTTTTGTTCTATTTTGGTAAAATGTCAGTTTAATTTCGAACATATGTCACTTTTCATTGAAACTCCCACCCTAGTTTAGCATGCACGCACTCATACTCATTTCATATGTAAATGCGTGTGGTAGGTATGAAATCAAATGAGTTCATTTTCGGTTATATTCGAATTCATTTTTTTGGGAAGCCGATATTTCtggaaatttacattttattttatttatttattgaaaaaatcacaaaaacaacGCTTTTTTCTGACTTCCAAGTGGAGCTTGTATGCTGAAATTAGCAGTAAGAATAATATCTAGTTGTTGACTGAAATGTTTCagcatattgaaaaattattttcgaatatgaaattcataaattttgaaaatttgaattttttatttaatttttactttcttttatttttattatttctattatttgttaatttatattttttatatattttatttttttatatatatatttttgattgccTAGTTCACAGATTCCAACTTACATAAAAAGTATATGCCACTCTGTCATACcctttattaattgtttttaaacttttccaACATTGCaactaataattattttttaattgcttaaAAAACTTGTTATCAACATTATTAATCTCAAATTTTACTTTCCTAATCTAAAATAGATTAGTAGCGTTGTGATTTGGTCAATAAACGCCTATCAGCCGCCAATTTGTATATTACTTGAAACAGCGCtggcagtaaaaaaaaaaatattaaaatgtctataaatatattacatagataaagcatttgctatatattatattatattatattatgtatataccatatgtacatatatgtatcttttATGTATTATAATCTAATTTAGAAGTAAGCGAGTACCTTTTCTTatctctttttatttatattccacACATTTTTAATCCATAATTTATtctaaaaacttaattaatcatctgttgttgttgcactttcTTTTTTTTCCATTACAGATTCCAACTACGCGGTCCATTAATTATCTGGAATACAATGCTCGCCATGTTCAGTATTATGGGCGCCTTTCGAACGGCACCAGAACTTCTGCATGTGCTGCGTCATTATGGACTTTTCCATTCCGTTTGCGTTCCTAGGTAAGTGCCAATGCGAATTAACTTCATGCTTGTTATCTTAAACTACACTTCTTTTATTTTACGTGCCCATTCACTTTGCTTATGCTCAAGTGGCAGCACAGGCGCTCGCCATGCAATCCGGTCATAATTCAATTCCTGAAATGATTCCACTGCTGTAATTCTTAACTTACTTGCTAGTTTAGCGACTTTCATTTTAAATACGGAAAATTTTCGCAATTCATCCTTGACAATCATTCCGTATCGGTCGTCTGCAATTTGTAGCTAATAAAAGCTGACCATAAAGTGCCAAACCAATGTGAACAGACGTTCTAGGCCTGCCGCTCAAGTCCATCcatatatgaatgtgtatgtTGGCCATGACAACTGCCTGACCTTGAGTTTGTTCATCATGACGCAGatttgcgcgcgcagtttacTGTTACAGCTTCAACCGAGTCGAGCCTGCCACTCAAAGCAACTGTGATATTTCCAATTCGGAAACTGGTTTAGCAGCTTTTCTGCTGTgttgtttgttttcattttgattttgctttaatattcctttatttgaatttacatTGTTGTGTATTTGCTTTTGCGTGATTACTGCTTTTACATCtggtacttacatatatacacatgcattaTAAGAATATTCTTTAGCGAGTGAGCCGAAAAAGTTgttcttaaaattttgatttctcgAAGCCGGACGCTGGATCGACACCTCACTCGCTTGTTTTGGTTTGATGACCTATCTGTGCTGAACTCACATATGCAACAACATAAGTTTATTCACATATCAATGAGTTAATGGTTTCTGCTTACTGCATTGGTTATTCATCCACTCGGGACTGTTCgtgttatttactttttatttttgtcagctataatatgtacatacaattagTACACATTAGCTAATTTTCACTTGCTTTGATCTTAGATATTTCGTTAATGTATTTCTTATATTGTTTTTACTGCCTTAAACAAAAGTACATACGATTTGGCCCTGTGATTCGCCAAGTTCTAAGAAATTCTACTGCTTTTTCCTGTTAAAGATTTATAAGCTTATACTCAGCGTAACCTCTATGAAGAAGGGCGGAGGTAATGTTCTATAACTCAGAgatttttcgaaaatgtttacTAACTTTATAATTGTTCTCAACAAATAtaccataaaatatattatattattttccaatACTTAGAGCCTATTTGATCTTCTGGAGCGGTTAAGGGTTGCTTTTTACGATACAAAAACGGACTGTATAAAAGGCGATTATTATAATCAGTTCACAAGTTTTACGAAAAGATATACTTGTAAACCAAATAACATAATGTTTGTTTGCTTTAATTTGTATgccctgaagagggtatattaagttgccacgaaatttgtaacatccagaagaaaaCATCAGAGCCatataatgtataaatatatgatcagcatgatgagttaAGTCGGTTTGGCCATGTCCATCTGAATGCTTGTATATACACGAAATAATCCCTCTGTTTTTGACATATCGATCTGAAGTCttacaaatttcattttctcTCCAAGAGGCTGCAACTTTCTCGGAATCGCCAATATCGGATTACTTAAGCActtatctgccatacaaactgaccgatccaactcaagttcttgtatcgaTACCTTCTTGATTTGACGAGATACCTTAACCAAATTTGGCATAGCTTATTGTCCAAAGTAAAGCTTCATTCTCCCAAAGTattatacagatcggaccactacagcatatagctgccatataaactgaccgaacaacatatagaaacatatttttttatatcctgttatattatataaaaaatgcacctgtgaacgTGCAGCAGaagttaaattttattcatttttttgcaCTCTATCGCTCTGTTTTTCTAATctacaattatatttattaattagtaaatttttataaccataattacaaattaaattaaatttttttccatttcattCACAGTTACATCGAACAAGATCGCGTTTGCGGTTTCTGGACTTGGTTGTTTGTGCTCTCCAAACTGCCCGAACTTGGCGATACAATATTCATTGTATTGCGAAAGCAGCCACTCATTTTCCTGCACTGGTACCACCACATCACTGTGCTCATCTACTCCTGGTTCTCGTACACCGAGTACACCTCCTCGGCGCGTTGGTTCATCGTCATGAACTACTGTGTACACTCGGTGATGTACTCGTACTACGCGCTAAAGGCGGCGCGCTTCAATCCACCACGCTTCATTGCCATGATCATCACGTCGCTGCAATTAACGCAAATGATTGTCGGCTGTGCGATCAATGTGTGGGCCAATGGCTTCCTCAAGACGCACGGACGTCAATCGTGCAACATCTCACAGAATAACATCAACCTATCGATTGCGATGTACTTCAGCTACTTCGTGCTCTTTGCGCGCTTCTTCTACAAGACATACTTGTCGCCGGCCGGCAAGAAGTCTCGCCGCATGGCAGCATCTTTGGCCGCGCAAAACACCGCCAAACTGTCATCGCCCAGCAGTGACATGTCGAAGTCGTCGCTACTGTCCGACAGCAGCAACGGTGCTCTGAACGGTAGCGCCGCTAACGGTGCTGCTGCGTTTCTGCACAAATCGAAGGTGCAGTAAACGGTGGCGGCGTCAGCGGTGTTGGCAGAGGTTATGttgtatttttcttgtttttggtgGGGCGTTTTAGCGGGTGCCGAATGGTGAATGTAAGCGTTTG encodes:
- the Baldspot gene encoding very long chain fatty acid elongase 6, whose protein sequence is MINMDISVTPNYSYIFDFENDFIHQRTRKWMVENWTWVFYYCGIYMLVIFGGQHFMQNRPRFQLRGPLIIWNTMLAMFSIMGAFRTAPELLHVLRHYGLFHSVCVPSYIEQDRVCGFWTWLFVLSKLPELGDTIFIVLRKQPLIFLHWYHHITVLIYSWFSYTEYTSSARWFIVMNYCVHSVMYSYYALKAARFNPPRFIAMIITSLQLTQMIVGCAINVWANGFLKTHGRQSCNISQNNINLSIAMYFSYFVLFARFFYKTYLSPAGKKSRRMAASLAAQNTAKLSSPSSDMSKSSLLSDSSNGALNGSAANGAAAFLHKSKVQ